The proteins below are encoded in one region of Gambusia affinis linkage group LG07, SWU_Gaff_1.0, whole genome shotgun sequence:
- the LOC122834070 gene encoding sushi, von Willebrand factor type A, EGF and pentraxin domain-containing protein 1-like isoform X2 yields MEVLLDTHGQRKLLILYLLIGNVAVAADCPKPEIGENMNLTFKSLETNDFLEGSQVTLVCVIGYEKKSGSGLMNCTDGKWTEPDLVCKKIDCGIPKADEHMYIVTSNNTEFHSVAKIVCEEGYQIIGSSFKICLAGGWYGESFCVIVTCSKPTEVKNGYTMVGNVNIRCTKSGEYDSEPPRCNAVTCSKPTKVENGKHSWNNDKEPEYQQKIYFLCNTGYTMFGNESIQCTKTGKYDSEPPRCLSAAYAPIIGSVLTVTIVFLVGGFFLQRFLVKRGRTPREALQDDEFLTKPWTKQADSHL; encoded by the exons ATGGAGGTTTTACTAGACACCCATGGACAGAGAAAGCTCCTCATTCTGTACCTATTGATTGGAAATGTTGCAGTTGCAG CTGACTGTCCCAAACCTGAAATTGGAGAGAACATGAATCTCACTTTTAAATCTCTTGAAACAAATGATTTCCTGGAAGGTTCTCAGGTAACACTTGTGTGCGTAATtggatatgaaaaaaaaagtggttctGGTCTCATGAACTGCACTGATGGGAAGTGGACTGAGCCAGATCTTGTCTGCAAGA AGATAGACTGTGGTATCCCTAAAGCAGATGAACACATGTACATTGTTACCAGCAACAATACTGAGTTTCATTCAGTGGCCAAAATAGTCTGTGAAGAAGG TTACCAAATCATTGGATCATCCTTCAAAATTTGCCTAGCAGGGGGGTGGTATGGAGAGTCATTTTGTGTCA ttgttACTTGTTCCAAACCGACTGAAGTGAAAAATG GATACACCATGGTGGGGAATGTAAACATTAGGTGTACCAAAAGTGGTGAATATGATTCCGAACCACCCCGATGCAACG CTGTTACTTGTTCCAAGCCAACCAAagtggaaaatggaaaacattctTGGAATAATGACAAGGAACCAGAATATCAACAAAAGATATATTTCTTGTGCAACACAGGATATACCATGTTTGGGAATGAAAGTATTCAGTGTACCAAAACTGGCAAATATGACTCAGAGCCACCACGATGCCTCA GTGCAGCATATGCACCTATTATAGGCAGTGTGTTGACAGTTACGATAG TTTTCCTCGTGGGTGGATTCTTTCTACAAAGATTTCTTGTGAAAAGAGGACg GACGCCTAGAGAAGCACTTCAAGATGATGAGTTCCTCACTAAGCCATGGACAAAACAAGCAGACTCCCATTTATAA
- the LOC122834070 gene encoding sushi, von Willebrand factor type A, EGF and pentraxin domain-containing protein 1-like isoform X1 codes for MEVLLDTHGQRKLLILYLLIGNVAVAADCPKPEIGENMNLTFKSLETNDFLEGSQVTLVCVIGYEKKSGSGLMNCTDGKWTEPDLVCKKIDCGIPKADEHMYIVTSNNTEFHSVAKIVCEEGYQIIGSSFKICLAGGWYGESFCVIVTCSKPTEVKNGEHSWDSDKKPEYQQTIHFTCNTGYTMVGNVNIRCTKSGEYDSEPPRCNAVTCSKPTKVENGKHSWNNDKEPEYQQKIYFLCNTGYTMFGNESIQCTKTGKYDSEPPRCLSAAYAPIIGSVLTVTIVFLVGGFFLQRFLVKRGRTPREALQDDEFLTKPWTKQADSHL; via the exons ATGGAGGTTTTACTAGACACCCATGGACAGAGAAAGCTCCTCATTCTGTACCTATTGATTGGAAATGTTGCAGTTGCAG CTGACTGTCCCAAACCTGAAATTGGAGAGAACATGAATCTCACTTTTAAATCTCTTGAAACAAATGATTTCCTGGAAGGTTCTCAGGTAACACTTGTGTGCGTAATtggatatgaaaaaaaaagtggttctGGTCTCATGAACTGCACTGATGGGAAGTGGACTGAGCCAGATCTTGTCTGCAAGA AGATAGACTGTGGTATCCCTAAAGCAGATGAACACATGTACATTGTTACCAGCAACAATACTGAGTTTCATTCAGTGGCCAAAATAGTCTGTGAAGAAGG TTACCAAATCATTGGATCATCCTTCAAAATTTGCCTAGCAGGGGGGTGGTATGGAGAGTCATTTTGTGTCA ttgttACTTGTTCCAAACCGACTGAAGTGAAAAATGGTGAGCATTCATGGGATAGTGACAAAAAACCAGAATATCAACAAACGATACATTTTACATGTAACACAGGATACACCATGGTGGGGAATGTAAACATTAGGTGTACCAAAAGTGGTGAATATGATTCCGAACCACCCCGATGCAACG CTGTTACTTGTTCCAAGCCAACCAAagtggaaaatggaaaacattctTGGAATAATGACAAGGAACCAGAATATCAACAAAAGATATATTTCTTGTGCAACACAGGATATACCATGTTTGGGAATGAAAGTATTCAGTGTACCAAAACTGGCAAATATGACTCAGAGCCACCACGATGCCTCA GTGCAGCATATGCACCTATTATAGGCAGTGTGTTGACAGTTACGATAG TTTTCCTCGTGGGTGGATTCTTTCTACAAAGATTTCTTGTGAAAAGAGGACg GACGCCTAGAGAAGCACTTCAAGATGATGAGTTCCTCACTAAGCCATGGACAAAACAAGCAGACTCCCATTTATAA
- the LOC122834068 gene encoding sushi, von Willebrand factor type A, EGF and pentraxin domain-containing protein 1-like isoform X1, producing the protein MEDLVDTGRQRKLLILYLFIGNIAANCPIPEHGEYAILTEESLLKNTFPDGTVITYECRRGYDEVSGTGTANCVNGKWTKPDIICRKKDCGLPEAQPHMIFNTSQGTMFGALVKITCEEGYWVTGWRYLQCTGTKWYGKPNCVLATCPIPTKVENGEHSWSSDNKPEYQQTINFLCNTGYTMIGNKTIRCTKTGKYDYEPPRCIAFCPIPKGGENMILTDDSLLKKDFPAGTEVTYKCVIGYEKVSGTGIMICDDGKWTEPDIICRKKDCGLPKAQPHVLFDTSNGTLFGAVVKVTCEEGYYINGLNYKQCLDTGWFGTANCVIFTCSKLTKVENGRHSWNSDREPEYRQTIHFTCNTGYTLFGNKTITCTKTGKYDSEVPRCIADCPKPQHVENTVLTADSLLKSFFPDGTVITSECISGYNKVSGTGIIKCVDGKWTKPDIVCRKNDCGLPEAKPHMLFNTSQGTLFGALVKVTCEEGYRIIGSSSIQCLATGWFGTADCVIVTCPKPTKMENGKNSWNSDNEPEYQQTIHFTCNTGYTLFGNEIIRCTKTGEYDAYLPQCIALTCPKPTKVENAEHSWNSDNKPEYQQTINFTCHAGSYMVGIETIRCTETGEYDYEPPRCIAFCPMPKSGENMILTNESLLQVNFQEGTNITYECSYGFEKETGSEIITCIDGNWTEPDLICKSRSIKTINEGNTPFLSRLAMVTMVCCAVGFFLNILLAWRPWSYDTGEELTPELLQFHTL; encoded by the exons ctAATTGTCCCATACCTGAACATGGAGAGTACGCAATTCTCACAGAAGAATCCCTCCTAAAAAATACATTCCCTGATGGTACTGTGATTACATATGAGTGCAGACGTGGATATGATGAAGTAAGTGGCACTGGGACGGCGAACTGCGTCAATGGGAAGTGGACCAAGCCAGATATCATCTGCAGGA agAAAGATTGTGGTCTCCCTGAAGCACAGCCACACATGATATTTAACACCAGCCAGGGTACTATGTTTGGTGCACTGGTAAAAATAACCTGTGAAGAAGG TTACTGGGTCACTGGATGGCGCTACTTGCAGTGCACGGGCACAAAGTGGTATGGAAAGCCAAATTGTGTCC TTGCTACTTGTCCCATCCCGACCAAAGTGGAAAATGGCGAACATTCTTGGAGTAGTGACAATAAACCAGAATATCAACAAACGATAAATTTTTTGTGTAACACAGGATACACCATGATTGGGAATAAAACCATTAGGTGTACTAAAACTGGCAAATATGATTATGAGCCACCACGATGCATCG cTTTTTGCCCCATACCTAAAGGTGGAGAGAACATGATTCTCACTGATGATTCACTCCTAAAAAAAGATTTCCCAGCAGGTACCGAGGTCACATATAAGTGCGTAATTGGATATGAAAAAGTAAGTGGCACTGGGATCATGATTTGCGACGATGGGAAGTGGACCGAGCCCGATATTATCTGCAGGA agAAAGACTGTGGTCTCCCTAAAGCACAGCCACACGTGTTATTTGACACCAGCAACGGAACTCTATTTGGTGCAGTGGTTAAAGTAACTTGTGAAGAAGG TTACTATATCAATGGATTGAACTACAAACAGTGCTTGGACACAGGATGGTTTGGAACTGCAAATTGTGTCA TTTTCACTTGTTCCAAGCTGACCAAAGTGGAAAATGGCAGACATTCTTGGAATAGTGACCGTGAACCAGAATATCGACAAACTATACATTTCACATGTAACACAGGATACACCTTGTTTGGGAATAAAACCATTACGTGTACTAAAACTGGCAAATATGATTCTGAGGTACCACGATGCATTG CTGACTGTCCCAAACCTCAACATGTAGAAAACACAGTTCTCACTGCTGACTCCCTCCTGAAAAGCTTTTTTCCAGATGGTACTGTGATCACATCTGAGTGCATAAGTGGATATAATAAAGTAAGTGGCACTGGGATCATTAAATGTGTCGATGGGAAGTGGACCAAGCCAGATATTGTCTGCAGGA AGAATGACTGTGGGCTCCCAGAAGCAAAACCGCACATGTTATTTAATACCAGCCAGGGTACTCTGTTTGGTGCATTGGTTAAAGTAACATGTGAAGAAGG GTACCGGATTATTGGATCAAGCTCCATACAGTGCTTGGCTACAGGATGGTTTGGAACAGCAGATTGTGTGA TTGTTACTTGTCCCAAACCAACCAAAatggaaaatggcaaaaattCTTGGAATAGTGACAATGAACCAGAATACCAACAAACAATACATTTCACATGTAACACAGGATACACCTTGTTTGGGAATGAAATCATTAGGTGTACTAAAACTGGGGAATATGATGCCTACCTACCACAATGCATTG CTCTGACTTGTCCCAAACCAACCAAAGTGGAAAATGCCGAACATTCATGGAATAGTGATAATAAACCAGAATatcaacaaacaataaatttcaCATGTCACGCAGGATCCTATATGGTTGGGATTGAAACCATTAGGTGCACTGAAACTGGTGAATATGATTATGAGCCACCACGATGCATCG CTTTTTGTCCCATGCCTAAAAGTGGCGAGAACATGATTCTCACTAATGAATCCCTCCTACAAGTGAATTTCCAAGAGGGTACCAACATCACATATGAGTGCAGCTATGgatttgaaaaagaaactggCTCTGAGATCATAACCTGCATTGATGGGAATTGGACTGAGCCAGATCTAATCTGCAAGA GCCGGAgtataaaaactataaatgaag GAAATACACCTTTTTTAAGCAGATTGGCGATGGTTACGATGG tttgctgtgcagttggattttttttaaacatcttactTGCGTGGAGACCATG GTCATATGACACTGGAGAAGAGCTGACGCCGGAGTTATTACAGTTCCATACTCTTTAA
- the LOC122834068 gene encoding sushi, von Willebrand factor type A, EGF and pentraxin domain-containing protein 1-like isoform X2: MQTRILFHLNSYFCFLLANCPIPEHGEYAILTEESLLKNTFPDGTVITYECRRGYDEVSGTGTANCVNGKWTKPDIICRKKDCGLPEAQPHMIFNTSQGTMFGALVKITCEEGYWVTGWRYLQCTGTKWYGKPNCVLATCPIPTKVENGEHSWSSDNKPEYQQTINFLCNTGYTMIGNKTIRCTKTGKYDYEPPRCIAFCPIPKGGENMILTDDSLLKKDFPAGTEVTYKCVIGYEKVSGTGIMICDDGKWTEPDIICRKKDCGLPKAQPHVLFDTSNGTLFGAVVKVTCEEGYYINGLNYKQCLDTGWFGTANCVIFTCSKLTKVENGRHSWNSDREPEYRQTIHFTCNTGYTLFGNKTITCTKTGKYDSEVPRCIADCPKPQHVENTVLTADSLLKSFFPDGTVITSECISGYNKVSGTGIIKCVDGKWTKPDIVCRKNDCGLPEAKPHMLFNTSQGTLFGALVKVTCEEGYRIIGSSSIQCLATGWFGTADCVIVTCPKPTKMENGKNSWNSDNEPEYQQTIHFTCNTGYTLFGNEIIRCTKTGEYDAYLPQCIALTCPKPTKVENAEHSWNSDNKPEYQQTINFTCHAGSYMVGIETIRCTETGEYDYEPPRCIAFCPMPKSGENMILTNESLLQVNFQEGTNITYECSYGFEKETGSEIITCIDGNWTEPDLICKSRSIKTINEGNTPFLSRLAMVTMVCCAVGFFLNILLAWRPWSYDTGEELTPELLQFHTL, from the exons tttttgtttccttctagctAATTGTCCCATACCTGAACATGGAGAGTACGCAATTCTCACAGAAGAATCCCTCCTAAAAAATACATTCCCTGATGGTACTGTGATTACATATGAGTGCAGACGTGGATATGATGAAGTAAGTGGCACTGGGACGGCGAACTGCGTCAATGGGAAGTGGACCAAGCCAGATATCATCTGCAGGA agAAAGATTGTGGTCTCCCTGAAGCACAGCCACACATGATATTTAACACCAGCCAGGGTACTATGTTTGGTGCACTGGTAAAAATAACCTGTGAAGAAGG TTACTGGGTCACTGGATGGCGCTACTTGCAGTGCACGGGCACAAAGTGGTATGGAAAGCCAAATTGTGTCC TTGCTACTTGTCCCATCCCGACCAAAGTGGAAAATGGCGAACATTCTTGGAGTAGTGACAATAAACCAGAATATCAACAAACGATAAATTTTTTGTGTAACACAGGATACACCATGATTGGGAATAAAACCATTAGGTGTACTAAAACTGGCAAATATGATTATGAGCCACCACGATGCATCG cTTTTTGCCCCATACCTAAAGGTGGAGAGAACATGATTCTCACTGATGATTCACTCCTAAAAAAAGATTTCCCAGCAGGTACCGAGGTCACATATAAGTGCGTAATTGGATATGAAAAAGTAAGTGGCACTGGGATCATGATTTGCGACGATGGGAAGTGGACCGAGCCCGATATTATCTGCAGGA agAAAGACTGTGGTCTCCCTAAAGCACAGCCACACGTGTTATTTGACACCAGCAACGGAACTCTATTTGGTGCAGTGGTTAAAGTAACTTGTGAAGAAGG TTACTATATCAATGGATTGAACTACAAACAGTGCTTGGACACAGGATGGTTTGGAACTGCAAATTGTGTCA TTTTCACTTGTTCCAAGCTGACCAAAGTGGAAAATGGCAGACATTCTTGGAATAGTGACCGTGAACCAGAATATCGACAAACTATACATTTCACATGTAACACAGGATACACCTTGTTTGGGAATAAAACCATTACGTGTACTAAAACTGGCAAATATGATTCTGAGGTACCACGATGCATTG CTGACTGTCCCAAACCTCAACATGTAGAAAACACAGTTCTCACTGCTGACTCCCTCCTGAAAAGCTTTTTTCCAGATGGTACTGTGATCACATCTGAGTGCATAAGTGGATATAATAAAGTAAGTGGCACTGGGATCATTAAATGTGTCGATGGGAAGTGGACCAAGCCAGATATTGTCTGCAGGA AGAATGACTGTGGGCTCCCAGAAGCAAAACCGCACATGTTATTTAATACCAGCCAGGGTACTCTGTTTGGTGCATTGGTTAAAGTAACATGTGAAGAAGG GTACCGGATTATTGGATCAAGCTCCATACAGTGCTTGGCTACAGGATGGTTTGGAACAGCAGATTGTGTGA TTGTTACTTGTCCCAAACCAACCAAAatggaaaatggcaaaaattCTTGGAATAGTGACAATGAACCAGAATACCAACAAACAATACATTTCACATGTAACACAGGATACACCTTGTTTGGGAATGAAATCATTAGGTGTACTAAAACTGGGGAATATGATGCCTACCTACCACAATGCATTG CTCTGACTTGTCCCAAACCAACCAAAGTGGAAAATGCCGAACATTCATGGAATAGTGATAATAAACCAGAATatcaacaaacaataaatttcaCATGTCACGCAGGATCCTATATGGTTGGGATTGAAACCATTAGGTGCACTGAAACTGGTGAATATGATTATGAGCCACCACGATGCATCG CTTTTTGTCCCATGCCTAAAAGTGGCGAGAACATGATTCTCACTAATGAATCCCTCCTACAAGTGAATTTCCAAGAGGGTACCAACATCACATATGAGTGCAGCTATGgatttgaaaaagaaactggCTCTGAGATCATAACCTGCATTGATGGGAATTGGACTGAGCCAGATCTAATCTGCAAGA GCCGGAgtataaaaactataaatgaag GAAATACACCTTTTTTAAGCAGATTGGCGATGGTTACGATGG tttgctgtgcagttggattttttttaaacatcttactTGCGTGGAGACCATG GTCATATGACACTGGAGAAGAGCTGACGCCGGAGTTATTACAGTTCCATACTCTTTAA
- the LOC122834068 gene encoding sushi, von Willebrand factor type A, EGF and pentraxin domain-containing protein 1-like isoform X3 gives MSNKISFCFLLANCPIPEHGEYAILTEESLLKNTFPDGTVITYECRRGYDEVSGTGTANCVNGKWTKPDIICRKKDCGLPEAQPHMIFNTSQGTMFGALVKITCEEGYWVTGWRYLQCTGTKWYGKPNCVLATCPIPTKVENGEHSWSSDNKPEYQQTINFLCNTGYTMIGNKTIRCTKTGKYDYEPPRCIAFCPIPKGGENMILTDDSLLKKDFPAGTEVTYKCVIGYEKVSGTGIMICDDGKWTEPDIICRKKDCGLPKAQPHVLFDTSNGTLFGAVVKVTCEEGYYINGLNYKQCLDTGWFGTANCVIFTCSKLTKVENGRHSWNSDREPEYRQTIHFTCNTGYTLFGNKTITCTKTGKYDSEVPRCIADCPKPQHVENTVLTADSLLKSFFPDGTVITSECISGYNKVSGTGIIKCVDGKWTKPDIVCRKNDCGLPEAKPHMLFNTSQGTLFGALVKVTCEEGYRIIGSSSIQCLATGWFGTADCVIVTCPKPTKMENGKNSWNSDNEPEYQQTIHFTCNTGYTLFGNEIIRCTKTGEYDAYLPQCIALTCPKPTKVENAEHSWNSDNKPEYQQTINFTCHAGSYMVGIETIRCTETGEYDYEPPRCIAFCPMPKSGENMILTNESLLQVNFQEGTNITYECSYGFEKETGSEIITCIDGNWTEPDLICKSRSIKTINEGNTPFLSRLAMVTMVCCAVGFFLNILLAWRPWSYDTGEELTPELLQFHTL, from the exons tttttgtttccttctagctAATTGTCCCATACCTGAACATGGAGAGTACGCAATTCTCACAGAAGAATCCCTCCTAAAAAATACATTCCCTGATGGTACTGTGATTACATATGAGTGCAGACGTGGATATGATGAAGTAAGTGGCACTGGGACGGCGAACTGCGTCAATGGGAAGTGGACCAAGCCAGATATCATCTGCAGGA agAAAGATTGTGGTCTCCCTGAAGCACAGCCACACATGATATTTAACACCAGCCAGGGTACTATGTTTGGTGCACTGGTAAAAATAACCTGTGAAGAAGG TTACTGGGTCACTGGATGGCGCTACTTGCAGTGCACGGGCACAAAGTGGTATGGAAAGCCAAATTGTGTCC TTGCTACTTGTCCCATCCCGACCAAAGTGGAAAATGGCGAACATTCTTGGAGTAGTGACAATAAACCAGAATATCAACAAACGATAAATTTTTTGTGTAACACAGGATACACCATGATTGGGAATAAAACCATTAGGTGTACTAAAACTGGCAAATATGATTATGAGCCACCACGATGCATCG cTTTTTGCCCCATACCTAAAGGTGGAGAGAACATGATTCTCACTGATGATTCACTCCTAAAAAAAGATTTCCCAGCAGGTACCGAGGTCACATATAAGTGCGTAATTGGATATGAAAAAGTAAGTGGCACTGGGATCATGATTTGCGACGATGGGAAGTGGACCGAGCCCGATATTATCTGCAGGA agAAAGACTGTGGTCTCCCTAAAGCACAGCCACACGTGTTATTTGACACCAGCAACGGAACTCTATTTGGTGCAGTGGTTAAAGTAACTTGTGAAGAAGG TTACTATATCAATGGATTGAACTACAAACAGTGCTTGGACACAGGATGGTTTGGAACTGCAAATTGTGTCA TTTTCACTTGTTCCAAGCTGACCAAAGTGGAAAATGGCAGACATTCTTGGAATAGTGACCGTGAACCAGAATATCGACAAACTATACATTTCACATGTAACACAGGATACACCTTGTTTGGGAATAAAACCATTACGTGTACTAAAACTGGCAAATATGATTCTGAGGTACCACGATGCATTG CTGACTGTCCCAAACCTCAACATGTAGAAAACACAGTTCTCACTGCTGACTCCCTCCTGAAAAGCTTTTTTCCAGATGGTACTGTGATCACATCTGAGTGCATAAGTGGATATAATAAAGTAAGTGGCACTGGGATCATTAAATGTGTCGATGGGAAGTGGACCAAGCCAGATATTGTCTGCAGGA AGAATGACTGTGGGCTCCCAGAAGCAAAACCGCACATGTTATTTAATACCAGCCAGGGTACTCTGTTTGGTGCATTGGTTAAAGTAACATGTGAAGAAGG GTACCGGATTATTGGATCAAGCTCCATACAGTGCTTGGCTACAGGATGGTTTGGAACAGCAGATTGTGTGA TTGTTACTTGTCCCAAACCAACCAAAatggaaaatggcaaaaattCTTGGAATAGTGACAATGAACCAGAATACCAACAAACAATACATTTCACATGTAACACAGGATACACCTTGTTTGGGAATGAAATCATTAGGTGTACTAAAACTGGGGAATATGATGCCTACCTACCACAATGCATTG CTCTGACTTGTCCCAAACCAACCAAAGTGGAAAATGCCGAACATTCATGGAATAGTGATAATAAACCAGAATatcaacaaacaataaatttcaCATGTCACGCAGGATCCTATATGGTTGGGATTGAAACCATTAGGTGCACTGAAACTGGTGAATATGATTATGAGCCACCACGATGCATCG CTTTTTGTCCCATGCCTAAAAGTGGCGAGAACATGATTCTCACTAATGAATCCCTCCTACAAGTGAATTTCCAAGAGGGTACCAACATCACATATGAGTGCAGCTATGgatttgaaaaagaaactggCTCTGAGATCATAACCTGCATTGATGGGAATTGGACTGAGCCAGATCTAATCTGCAAGA GCCGGAgtataaaaactataaatgaag GAAATACACCTTTTTTAAGCAGATTGGCGATGGTTACGATGG tttgctgtgcagttggattttttttaaacatcttactTGCGTGGAGACCATG GTCATATGACACTGGAGAAGAGCTGACGCCGGAGTTATTACAGTTCCATACTCTTTAA